The genomic DNA ttcctccataatataacccatgtccccatgcaacagatatataatcatggcatacatcatacagaatcaaatcgtcatgcttttcagtcaaaattaaccctaggggtataacggtaatgcacctaggggtataacagtaattttccatacataggggtattatagtaatttagctacttttagggttttcatgcatatcctaactatttacgtcctatcagaacacttaccgcaaaTACTTACTGAATTAGGCCCGTTgacccatgaacccgatctttgacccattaagcccaaattatcaaaatgtacgaaatcgcgcgtactgcagtttattactttagattactaaatatacaaacccaaccatcttacgagcattcgcacactcgcaaattcccaaaatactgacttttcggcatttcggcttttcggcttttgccaatctagtctatgagagggtgtcagttacacacctgtttgcgacgatatgttgacgagatccacacacgaaccgcctacaattggattactaatacgttaatctaactattcaaatacaaactacgtattaaccccttacaatattcggccaaccacacctacaaatcatagtaagcttataagaaatcaataagcaactcattaacaaatttttgtcaatgtttaccacataatcataatttcactgcaagctgtcttcctgagcaacagtcactaaattatttataactggagctacgaaactccaaatcaagtaccgttaattttccctgaaaatagactcatatatcttctatctataaaattttcagaatttttggtatggccaatcaataccatatttttcttaaagtttcccatgtttcactgtttgactaatctgaccactcttcattacgaatcatatttcttattgtacagaattcaaaatatgttctcgttttttccatttgaaactagactcattaagctttaattacataatttattcagcttctaattcatctcccacaatttatggtgattttccaaagtcacgttactgctgctgtcccaagcagatttattaccaaatcactctttcacacttaacttgcatgcttgttatttaaacatgtatatcaccaatcaatcatcacatatctatgattttacttaagtataatctccatttcatcattttaaagcacaacatgttagctgatttttccttttaacatctaaggcatatgcatgctcatttgtttggctcaacttcacctatcttccatttttttcatcaaaagaacatgaaacaacaaccatttccttcattttaattcatgactaaatgctcacaacacaactaaaaatcaaaatatacttcaagagttaaggtagaatcaagaagaactcatgaacctcaaaatagaagcaaggtaccaagaacttaccttcaattttcctcctcctaatgaccaaatactcaagagctttctcctctcctttctcttctctaactttcagctatgatgaacaaagatggacaaaactttgttcttttcacccttttcttttaataaaacttcatatttcatccatttaattctttaatacaaaagacatgaaattcttatcatgaaacatttacctaacccattatcatgaaacatttacttaacccattatcatggaacatttacctaacctattatcattgaacatttacctaacctattatcaatttgtatcaatttgtaccataaattatggatatcaagtgttcattttgtctacaacaacatgatggctggccacttcatgtaaaatgggaggtttgtcatgcaaatcctcctattttgcactcctatttatttggccacttcaatttagcctatagcattttcaaacattttcacataggtcctatttcataatttcaccccctttttcttatggaacaaaaattaactaaaattgccgggttctatcttaagcttaggctttctagaggcccactaacataattaaacctatgccaacattcacaggattcctgaaaattggggcgttacaaaattaatttaaattaaactaattaaactaactaacttgcacatatatatagtGTTTATATAGTAAAACTCGAATCTAAAACATTAAAGTTCTTACAATTTTAGTTTTTATCAATAATATTAATGTCTCATTTGATATCAAataatatataatcaaattcaacAACAAGAGCAGAAAACATTTAAGGTGTGATCTTATTATAGTAGAATCTTTTAAGATCTTTTTAAATCAACGAGTTAAAAGTCGAAATGAAGAAATTATAGTTGTTCAATAAAGTCATATAAAAACATAGGAAATTGTATTGATAACTTGGAACTTGTTAAATCGGTTACAGAATATGTTGTTTTTGTCTAGGAAATTAGTTTTCATATTTAATGTTGAAACCGCTGAATTAATTAATAGATTAACTCATATTTctcaataaaattttatataacatCATTAAcgatgaattgattttttttattttattttaaccattGATTTAAAAGGATACTACGAAGAAAAAAACATTGTAATTGTTTCTAGTACTTTTGACATTTGattttatatatacatgaaaaataattaaaatgatttggttataaatattaaatttaatttaaataaaaatataaactcgGAAATAGACAAATAAAAAATACCTGGGCTAGCAACTTGGGCCTACCCGGCCGAACAGGTAGTCCACCCCTTGGCGAGTTTCTACTTTCCTTTTTTGTTAACCAAAACGCAGAAATCATCGTTTAGTCAACATGGTTCTTCACTACTTTTTTTCCAAATTATAAAACCGGACAACCGGAATAATATCGTCGACTCCACAACTGCCACCAGCGCCGCCACATTCATCTACGTCGGGAAATAGAACAGCTTATATTGAGTAAAATGAACGGTGGAGATTCAAAGGATGACGAGGAGGAACGGGAACAAGTTATGAGCGAGGTCCATCTGGGATGTCCACCTGGCATCTCCGGTCCTCACATTTCCCGCTTCACCATTTGCCTGCCTTCTGGTATTGATTTTCTtctaaatttaaacttaaaacaaattagttaattagagctttttaattttttttgaatttatataggaGTTGAATCCAGCAGATTTAATGGATTGTTCAAAGAAGAGGAATCTTGTACGGACCAAGAAATTAGGTTCGATGAAGATGGCGACCTGATTTTACCAAGAAGACGCCGTAAGTAACCAAGTAACTTCGATAACCTCGAAGaagcttttattttgtctttattttttaattatctctgtttaatttgCAGAGATTTCTCGTCGTTGTTTCACTATGAAAATTCAGCATAATATCACTTCATCCATTCCTAGTGTTGGTTTGCAGGTGATCCTTCCTTTCTTATGTTGTTTATAACTCCATTTTATAAGCCATTAGCATAGGTATTAGGTATTACAAGCAAAGGCTTTAAATTTGGTAATTTTTGAATCCGTTTTCACCTCTTAGGTATGGAAGGCCGAACTAATTTTGTCAGATTTTGTGTTACATAAGATATGCACTTCAATGGAGTTCCATGGCATTGTCTCTTTAGAGCTTGGTGCTGGAACAGGTATATTATGTGCTTAGTGCTTAAAAAAATGTAAATACCAGTGCTATCTGTTAAGCATGTGTTTATGTGTTGAATCTTTGCAAGTTACTATGCTGGTCATCAAGGTTGAGCTTTCCCTAAATTAAGTAATCATGTACCTAATTCCTTTCAAAGATTAAGACataaattaaatactaaaattaaatATACATTTAATATGGGAAAGTTGCTATAATTTCATTCAGATTAGAAATTCGAAGTTTCTGAACCTTTTAGGGAGTCATACCACACGTGTGTAGTTGCTGAAATTGCCAAGTATTAGGCCTTTGAAGAAGTTTTCCTTAATGGCTTGGATAAGCCTTGATGCAATCGAGTTGGCTTGAGTAGCCTTGAGATGCAATTTAATTGGCTTGAGAAGCCTTGTGGCAAATGACTGGCTCGAAAGTAGCCTTAACACAGATGCGTTGTGATGGCTTGTGGGGAAACCTTTAGACAAATCGTGGGTTTTTTGACCTAGTTGAGAATAGGCCTTGAGTAGGCTCTTAGCTGCCTAGTTGAAGGCACTAGAGTCTTTCCTCACCTAGTGGATGGTGTTGGCTTGCATGGGCTTGAGTTGCCTATTGAGATAAGAGAACAATTGTGAAATGGGGCACGCCTTGTATGGTGTAAGTGTTGAGGGACATGAATTTGATGACTAATAAGTGCACCTTTATTTTGGTGTAGGAGAGCCTTAGTGGGGATATAAGCAAGTGTGTGCTTGAGTAGTGCCAAAGTACACCTGAGTAGCATTCAAGTGTGCTTGAGTAGCTTTGGAGCAAGTGAATGCTCATTTTGAGGCAATTGAGTTCGAGAGCGGTTGACTAGTGCTGGAGCCAATGAATGCTCTTAGAGGCAACAAGCTAGAGTGCACTTGAGAAACGTTAGAGCAAGCGAAGTGTCCTCTTGAGGAAATCGAGTTTGAGGGCACCTGAGTAGTGCAAGAGTGCGCTTAGGTAGTGTTGGAGTGGTTGCAAGCTCCATCTGTGTTGTCCAGTGGGCCATTGCAATCAAGATAGGCTTGGGAGGCCTAGCGAGATTAAGCGGTCAGAGGACCATTCGAGATTATGGCATGGTAATCCAATTTTGTATTTTGTGTTGTGCAGGTTAACGGACCTATTGAGTCGACCAAGGCAGATGCAAGCCATGAGTTTGAGTCGAGATAAGTCGGAGGACCATTGAGTTTGAGTTGGGTGGAGGACCATAAGCAGATTGATGGATCCTTGTGTTGAGGATAGGGCTTAGGGTGCCCTTATTCACGATGAGCTACTACTACATGAAATTTGTGGAGCTAGTCCAAGCATCACCAAGTTTTGAGCTAGAGCTGATTGAAGGGTTATTGAGTCTGAGAGCTTGAACAAGAGAACAAGTGAGGGTGTCTTGTTCGTATTTATTAAAGCAACTTGTGAGATTGTATGAAGAAACGAGTGGCGTGCCAGAGTTTGCGTGAATGAGCATCAAAGTCTAAGATTGAGATCAAGCTAGAGCGGTGGTGCCTCATGTGTCACGGTTGGCCAAGATGGCCACACCTAGTGGGGTGACCACAGAGGGGTTGAGAGGGCCTAAGTTGGGGATGACCATGTGTCTAAATTTCCTGTGTTGAGAACTTGAGTGTTGGTGCCACAAGGAGTGGTTGGCATAAACCATGTCCAGAGGAACGCATCCAGTGGGATGCCATAAGAGTGCAGTTGGTGCCACATCTAGAGGGGTGCATCTTTAGGTATCAAAGACATGGTAATATTCAGTCGACAAAGGGTCATACCAGTGAGGGTTCCTCAAGGTCGTAACTTTATGATTATGTGTTGTGGTATTGACTCTGAGCATTCGGTGGAGGAATGGGCATATATGAGACTACACCAGCTATTGAGATGAGACCAAATTTGAGTCTATGTCCGATGCGCGTTGAATGGATCATAATCTTAGGCCTTGAGGGACCAAGATGGACTTGCAACAGAAACGTCAACTCAATGCAACAAGGTTTCTAAAGGTGTGGCTCCATGTCGATGAGGGCATCGACATAGTTAGTGGGGGAGAGTGTCGTGGTCCGCAAGTTACTATTCTAGTTATCAAAGTTGAGCTTTCCCTAAATGGTCTTTGAGtgaaattaaattaagtgatcaTTTACCTTAGTCCTTTCAAAGATTaagaaatataaattaaatactaaaattacATATAGATTTTAATGCGGTAAAGTTGCCATAATTTTATTCAGATTAGCAATTTGAAAGTTTTTGAACCTTCTTGTGGTGAGTCATAACTTATATATTTAGTTGCTGAAATTGCCAAGTATTAGGTCTTTGAAGAAGTTTTCCTTATGTTTCTCATTTTACGAATCTATCCAGGTGAGAAACTCCCAAGTAGAATGTGCTTGCTGGCTATGTTAACTTTCTCATAATTGCATTAGTGTACAAGTTTGTTGCTTGTGGGGagtttttaacataattatttagTTGTTGAAATTGTGACTAATTAGGCTTTTGAAGAAGATTGACTTATGTTTCTGGATTTACCAATGTATCTGGCTGAGAAATTCTCAACCGGAATCTGTTAACTCTCTTAATTGCATTAGTGTACAAATCAGTTGCTTGTGGGGAGTCATAACATGCATATGTAGTTGTTGAAAATGCTGAATATTAGGCTTTTGAAGAATATTGACTTATGTTTCTTGATTTACTAATGTGTCTGACTGAGAAATTCTTAACCAAAATGTGCTCGCTGGTTAACTGTCTCATAATTGCATTAGTGTACAGGTCAGTTGCTTTGTGTTTGTTAGTAAATTCAATTTTATTGAATGAGAAAACTCTAATTCCATTCCCTGGCCATGTTTTTCCTAAACTTCTCTTTGGGAAATTTTTTTGTTGTGTGTTTTGTGTCATGTTTGTTATCTAGCTTGAACAATCTAACGAGGCCATATCTGAAACATTATTACATCTGGTATGACAGGAATTTTTTGCACTGTCTTTACCAGGGCTTGCAGGCATGCTGCTTGCGCATGCTGCTAAGACTGTGTTCTTAACAGGTGAGACCCACTCTGATTTATCTGTCGCTGCTTTGTCACTTTGGCTTAGGGATAGTTTAGCAATGCTTTTAAAAAATGCTTTTGACtttgaaaagtttggtttaagATTTGAGTGTTTAGCGTTTCTATCAAAAAGTGCCTTTGAgaaaaaaatttccattttgaCATAgcattatcaagtaacaaatatgcatttaaataatgttcaaattaatattattatattttagtaagaatataaaaataatttgttattaacttcttgttaatattttaatatatgaaatataaattttaattatttttaaacaataaatattaattatttataaaatttaattagaatatacaAACTAATTAagcacaaagaaaaaaaaagtgaaagtacTATGTTGTTGGaggggtgaaaaagtaattaagcaccaAAAGTGCTTTTGGGGAGGAAAAGCTTTCAAAAGTACTTTTCAAAAGCTAAAAAATTCAGCCAAAAGCAGCTTGTTTCATCGAAAAGTGCTTTTTAAGCCAAAAGAACAAGCCCTTACTTAAATTACCTGTTACACCTGATTGCTTCAGCTACTTAGGTTATGCATTATTGCTGACAGACCATGGTGACCAAATCCTCGAAAACTGTCTTAAGAACGTTCAACTTAATTCTGGAGTCCTTAATCATCAGAAAGTAGTTTATGTGCGTGAACTTGACTGGACTCACCCTTGGCCTCCTAAAGTTAGCTCAGACCTGGCAACTCAAGAAAGGTGATTCATTTGATTTCATTGCTGGACTTGTTTTAAGATATAGAAGTATTTAATATTATTTCCATTTATAATTTTGATGTACTTATTCCATGGAGGAGATAAGAGCTCAGCCCTTTAAATTTTAAATGGTTAAAACCAGGTTTTCATGGAGCTCCTCAGAACTTGAAGAAGTACAGAAAGCTTCTCTGCTTTTAGCTGCTgatgtcatttacagtgatgatCTTACAGATGCGCTATTTGGTATCTTAGAGAGAATAATGTCACAAGGGTCTGAAAAGGTTGGTTAACATTGTTAAAATGGTCGCATACCAGTACATGGTGTAGGTAATAATACACTAGCGGGTTTTACTGAAGAGTGTCATTATCTGCTGTTTTTGTATATGTCACATGATTTAAGTTTTTGGATTAACCCTGTAGTTAGTTTTCTTGCAAAGCTGATGATTGAACATGTTACCAAAGGAAGAAAATTCGAAGGGAGATCATGAACTTATGAAAATTTTCTCGTTCCGCTGAGATTTATCCACATCAGATGTTATATCTGGATGGATTTCAGTTGCCTGTGCATTTTTAGGCAATGGGCTGAATTCTGTTGCCTATACACGTTAATATATGATAAGATTTCTACCAAGTTGTAGTGATTGCGGATTACATTCTATGCTTATCTCATTTCTTCACATGTGTGTTAGTCCTCATTCTCATCTGCTTAGATAATGTTCTTTGAGGTTCCCCATATATCAATAGGACAATCATCGTGCACATTCCTGTGGTTTTCAGGTGTTATACTTGGCACTGGAAAAACGCTACAACTTCAGTCTTGATGATCTTGATGTTGTAGCAAATGGTTATTTAAATTTCAGAAGTTACTTGAAGGACGACAGTGGTAGGTATATTACAATGCAAAAAATGTACATGCCGCCATAAGTTTCTTGTCTCCTGGGTTTTTTTCCTGATGTATCTTTACATTGAATGATGCAGAATGTGAAGGCCTTGAGCTTGGTTCCTTGCCTTGTTTTATGGGTAAATGTATCGATGTTGCAGAAATTCCACAGTATGTGGGAGGATATGACCGAGGAGACGATGTTGAGCTTTGGGAGATTAGATACAGTAAAGGGAAGCTATGATTGAAAGGATACAAAATTTCTAATTATGTGTTGCCGTTGATAATTTTTGTTGGTTACTTTGTAATTGTACTGTTTGAAACACCCCCATTCTAAATTCATACAATACCACAGTTGAAAGTGAGGAATTTGTAGGTGAATTCCATGGACTTACCAGCTTGGGCATGACCATAGGCTTCTAAATGAAGATGTTGGGAGATGTGAAGTCGAAGCACGGTCCAGTTAGGGCGATGGGATCGTTTTATATATGCTAAGATTAGAGCTCAAGTTTGATTTGAAACTCAAGTCTCAAAGCTCAATACTAGCTTAATCAACTTTTGCTTTTAAATTGCTTGAGCTGATTCGGTTGAACTTGTTTAGTTATTTCCCAGGCTTGACTTCAAGATTGAGTCGAGTTCGATTAGATATTTCtcaatattaattaaaaacaaatacTTAAAATCTCTGTTTATTTGACTCTCTTTACTTGTCTAATATAGTGTTCTTAGGTGAAAATATACAACATTTTTCTACCTAAAAATTGGTGTCAAAAACAATGTTACAGAGgcctaaatataaatataaaataaatgatttAATGTGTTATAATTATAAACTTAAATGCAATATGTGTGGTATTACAGAAATAAATGCAATGTGTATAGAGCATAttatgtttaaacattttatagggtatTTACTACCTTACTTAGTGAGTTACTTTCGTGTTAATTAAATATATTGTATTAATACctctattatattaaaatttataaagagaCTTGAACATTAGATACAATggattttaataatttcaattaaaactttatattttcttaaataatttttattaaatatgctTATTATATATCTACTGTGTTAACCAGTTATTTTTTACCTTTTAAAAGTCGAAAATAATAACAGAAAAACCAAATCTTTGTGATTAGAGATGCCTTAAAAGGAGGGCTGTCGTCAGTTGAGATGATAACTCCCACATCGCTGGATGAAGGCAGTGGAGCAAAACGCTGGAGTATAAATAAAAGGCAAGCTGCTACTTTACAACATACTTACCTGGACGGGGTCAATGGATGATCCTGAAGATCCATGGCCTAGGGTAGTGACCTCCATTGCACTTAGGAGGGGTGCTGCCTTAAGGTCTCCCCAAGTTGGGAGAGCCTACGTCATGATTTGTGAAGCGGGGGCCTGCGTTCGCGCGGCCCCTAACCAATTTTTTAAGGGAAGTTTTTATTAATCAACTCCTTTCTGTATTAGTTGTTCTGCCAGTCATCCATAATGTAATTTGGTCTGGGTTGGGGAAAGGATATCCCAAATGTACCGGAACTGCATGAGTTTGCAGTAAAAGCCGTAAAGATCCACAAATGTTCCCAGTCTTAAATATCAGTGTTTAGCACTTGCACCTAATATATTACCAGGACAGAAGTAGGGACAAAGTGTACCAACTAAAGCTACACTACAAAAGGCCATTGTTGACCACCACTTAATAAATGTTGCAGTCGATGGAAAAGTCGTGCTTGGATTGTCTGATATAGACCAAAACCCCTCAAAGAAGCTTTTTAACTGCTCCTTCCCAATCACGTCTATCGTTTCGAGATCCTTCTTTTCCATCCTTCACCTCCATAACGATGGCAGGTTCCTGTTGCAATCATGTTTATTTTCAACATGTTAGTCTTTATTTTCAAGATGTTATTGTCCATATAAAAAAATAAGACAACTGGTAATTGATTCAACTGTATGCCACTACAATTCAAATTCATTGGTTCAACAACACTTTAATCTAAAACAACAATGATTAAATTTGTCAAAATTGTTAACATGAATGCAATATGTGTATTGAACATCTCATGCTTAAACATAATATACATTACTTATATTATTTTCGTGCTTATTAAATATGTTGTATTAGTGTAGCTTAATCACAGTTCTTTTTTACCTTTTAAAGAGGAAAACAATGACAGCAAAAAGCATAACATCCTTATATGCATTGTGAAGAGACCTGCTGAGTGTACCTCAGATCCCACATCGCTAGATGATGGCAATATAGCAAAGCGCTAGGTATataaataaaaggcaagctcctACATTACAACATACTTACCTGGACGGGGTCTATGGGTGATCAGGAAGATCCATGGTCTAGGGTAGTGACCTCCATTGCACTTAGGAGGGGTGCTCCCCTAAGGTCTCCCCAAGTTGGGAGAGCCTACGTCATAATTTGTGGCAGCGGGGGCCAGCGTTCGCGCGGCCCCTTCCCAATTACTAGGTCTAAAGCTTTAATGGAGTAAATATGTTCAATAATTTTCTTGTCTTTTTCAGTATAATATTGTTATCTTAGGCAATGGTCTATTATAGAGTCTGTATTTACGATGTTTAAAAGTAGATCGTATATATTCACCAATATGGTCTGGGTTTTGCAAATTAACTCTCAAATGTGAATGATTTGTAAGAGATTCACTATTGTCACAGGCACTTGCGTTGTGAATATTGAAAACAGGTTTGGGGTGTAAAAAGTCTGAACTTATATTTCCTTAACACGTGCATTTAAAGTTTTGATCAGATCTTGATGTCATCTGATCCTTAGTCAACTCTCCAGGATCAaatgtgtatatacatatgtacatatatgCAAGGGTCTGTTTAACACAAGCATTTAAGGCAAAACTGGATAAAGGCCATTAATGACACTAATGTCGCAGTTGATGGAAGTGTTTGGATTGTCTGATAGACCATTAAACCTTTCCAAAAGGTTAATTGCTCCTTCCCAATCATGTCTACTGTTTTAAGATCCTTCTTTGTCTTCTTAAACCTCCGTAACCATGACAGATTCCTATTGCGTTTTCAGCATGGTCATGTCAAACATATACTCGAATCTGACAGGTCTTGTTTCAGCTATTTTCAAACAGAAGCTCATGAATTTTTCCTGCAATGCACTGTTAAAACACCTCTCTCTGATAATGAAAAGAGCCATTGCAACCACATGTTTCTATTCAATATCAAAGCATCCTAAATACAGAACTGGTGATCGATTCGACCATATGCATCTAAAACTCGAATCAATCAGCTGAATATTTTCGTGCttattaaatatatcaaattCATATAACTGTTTAGATTAAGTCCATAGCGATTACCTAGTGCTCTTTCAGCTTTAAGAAAGTGAAACTATAGTAAAAAACAGAAAAAGAATGTGCTTAGATAAGCCTTATAGTAAAAAACAGAAAAGAATGTGCTTAGATAAGACTTCTTAAGAGGGCCTGCAGACTGCTTGACATGAACCTCATTTTTATAACTTTGTTTAATTCCAACACGGCAAAGCGATGACAATTGAGTAAGGCGCTGGAGCTACAAATTAGAGGCAAGCTCATTCTTTCTAACATACTTACCTGGACGGGGTCGATGGATGATCAGGAGGATCCATAGCCTAGGGTAGTGACCTTCATTGCACTTGGGAGGGGTGTTTTCCTAAGGTCTTCTCAAGTAGGAGAGCCTGCGTCATAATTTGTTGTAGTGGGGGCCTGCGTTCGCGGG from Gossypium arboreum isolate Shixiya-1 chromosome 9, ASM2569848v2, whole genome shotgun sequence includes the following:
- the LOC108454450 gene encoding uncharacterized protein LOC108454450 isoform X1 produces the protein MNGGDSKDDEEEREQVMSEVHLGCPPGISGPHISRFTICLPSGVESSRFNGLFKEEESCTDQEIRFDEDGDLILPRRRQISRRCFTMKIQHNITSSIPSVGLQVWKAELILSDFVLHKICTSMEFHGIVSLELGAGTGLAGMLLAHAAKTVFLTDHGDQILENCLKNVQLNSGVLNHQKVVYVRELDWTHPWPPKVSSDLATQERFSWSSSELEEVQKASLLLAADVIYSDDLTDALFGILERIMSQGSEKVLYLALEKRYNFSLDDLDVVANGYLNFRSYLKDDSECEGLELGSLPCFMGKCIDVAEIPQYVGGYDRGDDVELWEIRYSKGKL
- the LOC108454450 gene encoding uncharacterized protein LOC108454450 isoform X3 produces the protein MNGGDSKDDEEEREQVMSEVHLGCPPGISGPHISRFTICLPSGVESSRFNGLFKEEESCTDQEIRFDEDGDLILPRRRQISRRCFTMKIQHNITSSIPSVGLQVWKAELILSDFVLHKICTSMEFHGIVSLELGAGTGLAGMLLAHAAKTVFLTDHGDQILENCLKNVQLNSGVLNHQKVVYVRELDWTHPWPPKVSSDLATQERFSWSSSELEEVQKASLLLAADVIYSDDLTDALFGILERIMSQGSEKVLYLALEKRYNFSLDDLDVVANGYLNFRSYLKDDSGRM
- the LOC108454450 gene encoding uncharacterized protein LOC108454450 isoform X2; this translates as MNGGDSKDDEEEREQVMSEVHLGCPPGISGPHISRFTICLPSGVESSRFNGLFKEEESCTDQEIRFDEDGDLILPRRRQISRRCFTMKIQHNITSSIPSVGLQEFFALSLPGLAGMLLAHAAKTVFLTDHGDQILENCLKNVQLNSGVLNHQKVVYVRELDWTHPWPPKVSSDLATQERFSWSSSELEEVQKASLLLAADVIYSDDLTDALFGILERIMSQGSEKVLYLALEKRYNFSLDDLDVVANGYLNFRSYLKDDSECEGLELGSLPCFMGKCIDVAEIPQYVGGYDRGDDVELWEIRYSKGKL